In Caldicellulosiruptor morganii, the following proteins share a genomic window:
- a CDS encoding peptidase domain-containing ABC transporter — MRKRYYCVKQHDITDCAAASLATICLQYGKEVSIARIRQIAGTDRFGTTAYGVVKAAKELGFEAKAVRAETKEAIFEKIPLPCIAHVLIDGKLFHYVVIHEIRKERIVIADPAKGIVKLKPEEFFKIWTGILIFLVPNVRFKKEKQEGVLKKFFKLLSPQKGLILNIFSVSVVYTLLGIAAAFYYKFLMDDVIPNLLKNTLHVIAAGAILITIFKVILGAFRVRLLIHLSQRLDIKLMLGYYEHVIKLPMSFFGSRKIGEIISRFMDASKIRDAVSGATLTLMIDSIMAVVGAIILYLQNSTLFFIALVMVLLYAAVVFGFNRALREANRQEMEDNAILTSYLVESLNGIEVVKAFNIEEDVNFKTESKFVKLLKDVFKVANLNNLQSNISSAIAAVGVMVILWVGADKVINGQMSIGELFTFNALLAYFVDPIKNLIGLQPMLQTAIVAAERLSEILELESEFQEDEDKKLSPSLKGDIEIEGLNFRYGTRQLVLRDINLKIRRGEKVAIVGESGSGKTTLAKLLLGFYDYESGEIRINGYNLKDINKKYLREKIAYISQDIFLFSGTIFENLVLGNRDLKMEEVIEVSKLTTLDEFVAKLPLRYNTMIEENGANLSGGQKQLIAITRALLKNPEIIIMDEATSNLDSVTEQAIGKVIEKVCEGLTTIIIAHRLSTILKCDRVVVMHEGRIVEVGTHDELMRKKGYYYNLWREQLMGLEQKGLWDLVGSAAKS; from the coding sequence ATGAGGAAAAGATACTATTGTGTAAAGCAGCATGATATAACAGATTGTGCAGCAGCGAGCTTAGCAACAATTTGCTTGCAATATGGAAAAGAAGTATCGATAGCCAGAATAAGGCAGATAGCAGGGACAGACAGGTTTGGCACCACAGCATATGGAGTTGTAAAGGCGGCAAAGGAGCTTGGATTTGAAGCAAAAGCAGTCAGAGCAGAAACAAAAGAGGCAATATTTGAGAAAATACCACTTCCGTGTATAGCACATGTACTGATAGATGGCAAGCTATTTCATTATGTTGTAATACATGAGATAAGAAAAGAAAGGATAGTGATAGCAGACCCGGCCAAAGGAATAGTTAAGCTAAAGCCAGAAGAGTTTTTTAAAATATGGACAGGCATTTTGATATTTCTTGTACCAAATGTGAGGTTTAAGAAAGAGAAACAAGAGGGAGTTTTGAAAAAGTTTTTTAAGTTATTAAGTCCACAGAAGGGCTTGATATTGAATATTTTTTCAGTGTCAGTTGTATATACCTTGCTTGGGATAGCGGCAGCATTTTATTACAAGTTTTTGATGGATGATGTAATACCGAATCTATTGAAAAATACACTTCACGTTATAGCAGCAGGTGCGATACTGATTACAATATTCAAGGTGATATTAGGAGCATTCAGGGTAAGGCTTTTAATACATTTAAGTCAAAGATTGGATATTAAGCTGATGCTGGGGTACTATGAACATGTGATTAAGCTTCCGATGAGTTTTTTTGGTAGCAGGAAGATAGGGGAGATAATTTCGAGGTTTATGGATGCGTCAAAGATAAGGGATGCAGTATCAGGTGCAACGCTGACGCTAATGATAGACAGCATAATGGCAGTGGTAGGCGCAATTATTTTATACCTGCAAAATTCCACGCTGTTTTTTATAGCCCTTGTGATGGTCTTGCTATATGCAGCAGTAGTGTTTGGATTTAACAGGGCATTGAGGGAAGCGAACAGGCAGGAGATGGAAGACAATGCAATTTTGACGTCATATTTGGTAGAGTCACTAAATGGGATAGAGGTAGTAAAGGCATTTAATATAGAAGAGGATGTAAATTTTAAGACAGAGAGCAAGTTTGTAAAGCTTTTGAAAGATGTTTTCAAGGTAGCGAATTTAAACAATTTGCAAAGTAATATAAGCAGCGCAATAGCAGCGGTAGGAGTTATGGTAATACTATGGGTAGGAGCAGACAAGGTAATAAATGGGCAGATGAGCATAGGAGAGTTGTTTACGTTCAATGCACTGCTTGCATACTTTGTAGACCCGATAAAAAATCTGATAGGATTGCAGCCGATGTTGCAGACGGCGATAGTTGCAGCCGAAAGGCTTAGTGAGATTTTGGAACTCGAGAGTGAGTTTCAAGAGGACGAAGACAAGAAATTATCACCCAGTTTGAAGGGTGATATAGAGATAGAGGGTTTGAACTTCAGATACGGTACAAGACAGCTTGTGCTGAGGGATATAAATCTTAAGATAAGAAGAGGAGAGAAGGTAGCGATAGTAGGTGAGAGTGGTTCAGGTAAGACCACGTTAGCAAAATTGCTTTTAGGATTTTATGATTATGAAAGCGGAGAGATAAGAATAAATGGCTATAACTTAAAGGATATAAACAAGAAGTATTTGAGGGAGAAGATAGCATATATATCACAAGACATCTTTTTGTTCAGTGGGACGATATTTGAGAATCTGGTGCTTGGCAACAGGGATTTAAAAATGGAAGAAGTAATTGAAGTGAGCAAATTAACAACGCTGGACGAGTTTGTAGCAAAACTTCCTTTGAGATACAATACCATGATAGAAGAGAATGGAGCTAATTTGTCAGGCGGGCAGAAACAGCTGATAGCGATAACCAGGGCACTTTTAAAAAATCCTGAGATAATAATAATGGATGAAGCGACCAGTAACCTTGACTCTGTAACCGAGCAGGCGATAGGAAAGGTTATAGAGAAGGTATGTGAGGGGTTAACCACTATAATAATAGCGCACAGGCTATCCACTATTTTGAAATGCGACAGGGTTGTGGTAATGCATGAAGGCAGGATAGTAGAGGTAGGAACGCATGATGAGCTGATGAGAAAGAAAGGATATTATTATAACCTGTGGAGAGAGCAGCTGATGGGACTTGAGCAAAAAGGGCTATGGGATTTGGTTGGGAGTGCAGCAAAGTCATGA
- a CDS encoding HlyD family efflux transporter periplasmic adaptor subunit: protein MREVIYDFGELKESKLLYESEIPKYGLYITYILLALIIGLVLWSIAGEIDINVKVQGIIRPWEDEARIISYVGGKIKEVFVKEGEYVKKGEILFKIDDWEYVKKKNFLKQQLNEYEKKIKDLKELRNCIEKGESLRNKDNAYHLRYLSYIYEVNKLRKAAEEEKVQREYSLKEFKSQIESLDEKIKSINNFESALKKIKGVISKGEQVEIEKYNIEYLGFILSEIEAYNQQVKTKSDGGNIQSKILISKIDSKLDELRQSKSELILQKQKIEGQLDVLNISGDDIKVEIDKYKLDMLMQIDNEISNLSNEMKNLKINLDETEKLMENCLVKAEKDGYVEFSNQLGRGSVVNSGEEIGRIIGSQAKGFKVIGYIANTKGSSVEIGEKAKVKIAGKDGLKVLEGKVARVSRDIKIANQSGQGFYEVEVEIKDVSKDIRLSAGQACEISIVIEQKQLIKWVLEKMGLRL from the coding sequence ATGAGAGAGGTAATATATGATTTTGGTGAACTTAAGGAAAGTAAGCTCTTGTATGAATCAGAGATTCCAAAGTATGGACTTTATATTACATACATTTTGCTTGCCTTAATAATAGGGCTTGTTTTGTGGAGTATTGCAGGAGAAATTGATATAAATGTAAAGGTACAGGGGATAATAAGACCCTGGGAAGATGAAGCAAGGATCATAAGTTATGTTGGTGGGAAGATAAAAGAGGTTTTTGTAAAAGAAGGTGAGTATGTAAAGAAAGGTGAGATTTTATTCAAAATTGATGATTGGGAGTATGTAAAAAAGAAGAATTTTTTGAAACAGCAACTTAACGAATATGAGAAAAAGATTAAAGATTTAAAAGAATTGAGAAATTGTATAGAAAAAGGAGAGAGTCTCAGAAACAAAGATAACGCATACCATTTGAGATATCTGAGTTATATTTATGAGGTAAACAAATTAAGAAAAGCAGCAGAAGAAGAAAAAGTGCAAAGAGAATACAGTTTAAAAGAGTTTAAAAGCCAAATAGAAAGTTTAGATGAAAAAATTAAAAGTATTAATAATTTCGAAAGTGCGTTGAAAAAGATAAAGGGAGTTATCAGCAAAGGGGAGCAAGTTGAGATAGAAAAATACAACATAGAGTATTTAGGATTTATATTGAGTGAGATAGAAGCTTACAATCAACAGGTGAAGACAAAATCGGATGGCGGTAATATACAGAGTAAGATTTTAATATCGAAAATAGATTCAAAGCTTGATGAGCTGAGGCAGTCAAAAAGTGAGTTGATTTTGCAAAAACAGAAAATAGAAGGGCAGCTTGATGTGCTAAATATTTCAGGTGATGATATAAAAGTAGAAATTGATAAATATAAGCTTGATATGCTGATGCAAATTGATAATGAAATTAGTAATTTAAGTAATGAAATGAAAAACCTAAAAATCAACCTGGATGAAACTGAAAAGTTGATGGAAAACTGTTTAGTAAAAGCAGAAAAAGATGGTTATGTGGAATTTAGCAACCAATTGGGCAGAGGATCGGTGGTAAACAGTGGAGAAGAGATTGGCAGAATAATTGGCAGTCAAGCAAAAGGATTTAAGGTTATCGGGTACATAGCAAACACAAAAGGTAGCAGTGTAGAAATAGGTGAAAAGGCAAAAGTAAAGATAGCAGGAAAAGATGGCTTAAAAGTATTGGAAGGAAAGGTTGCGAGGGTATCGAGAGATATAAAAATAGCAAACCAGAGTGGGCAGGGGTTTTATGAGGTTGAGGTAGAAATAAAGGATGTTTCCAAGGACATTAGGCTAAGTGCAGGACAGGCGTGCGAAATAAGCATAGTGATTGAACAGAAACAGTTGATTAAGTGGGTATTAGAGAAGATGGGATTGAGGTTATGA
- a CDS encoding class IIb bacteriocin, lactobin A/cerein 7B family — translation MVNECLLKKGYFVELDNNEMECVNGGWLNVAVRVVTKVTTVITLIEGIYENAKKLYDFGRGFVDGFRDAMR, via the coding sequence ATGGTAAATGAATGTCTTCTTAAAAAAGGGTACTTTGTTGAATTAGATAATAACGAAATGGAATGTGTCAATGGTGGTTGGCTTAACGTAGCTGTTAGAGTCGTCACTAAAGTCACTACAGTTATTACATTAATCGAAGGAATTTATGAAAATGCAAAAAAACTTTATGATTTTGGAAGAGGGTTTGTAGATGGTTTTCGAGATGCAATGCGTTAA
- a CDS encoding CPBP family intramembrane glutamic endopeptidase, with amino-acid sequence MEQAIGKKMSTLKYVSLLFISSFIFTVVFHAVTCKMKLELVYHVLLFQISIYTFTFLLFAIFCHDEITNLVKNSYMLIKNKLSIRNMILFLLFGSFSAIILQSIVYLFNMYLLHIRNVNNDVNNIDSFDKVIKNLIESNNVHSIVILLTMVFFSGIITPIIEEIIFRGLILQSLIQKMDIRIAILIGALIFGLWHIDLYTALNAFLFGIILSIFYVRYNSIFVPIAMHMGANIFVQINIILSFIIKGRLY; translated from the coding sequence ATGGAACAAGCTATAGGAAAGAAGATGAGTACTTTAAAGTATGTTAGTCTTTTATTTATTTCAAGTTTCATATTTACAGTGGTATTTCACGCAGTAACCTGTAAAATGAAATTAGAATTAGTATATCACGTTTTATTGTTTCAAATATCCATTTATACATTTACCTTTTTGCTTTTTGCTATTTTTTGTCATGATGAAATAACAAATTTAGTTAAAAACTCATATATGTTAATCAAGAATAAATTAAGCATAAGGAATATGATATTATTTCTTTTATTTGGTTCATTCTCAGCAATTATACTTCAAAGCATTGTCTATTTATTTAATATGTATTTGCTTCATATACGCAATGTGAATAATGATGTGAATAATATAGATAGTTTTGATAAAGTAATAAAAAATTTAATCGAATCAAATAATGTGCACAGCATAGTAATCCTATTAACAATGGTATTTTTTTCAGGTATAATTACACCTATTATAGAAGAAATTATATTTAGAGGCTTAATACTTCAAAGTTTAATACAAAAGATGGATATTAGAATTGCTATTTTAATTGGAGCACTAATTTTCGGTTTATGGCATATAGATTTATATACCGCTTTAAATGCATTTTTGTTTGGAATTATCTTATCAATTTTTTATGTTCGTTATAATTCAATATTTGTGCCTATAGCAATGCATATGGGGGCTAATATTTTTGTTCAAATTAATATAATCTTGTCATTTATTATAAAAGGAAGGTTATATTGA
- a CDS encoding DUF3267 domain-containing protein produces MKFRIGKPPINENVNVTEWIPVKEPKNIWVTQILSMPIGLITAGLIFFISYYFKGIKLPKPILIYPFAIFLVILLHELIHAMCFPGSIFSENTVIGYWPEAGVYYVHSNEALKRNRYLLVYVAPFFILSVIPTIIMLFLNFIRNDLILLIALLNAIGSCVDIFFTILVLLQVPKEAILVNSEEKTYWKPINC; encoded by the coding sequence ATGAAGTTTAGAATAGGTAAACCGCCTATAAATGAGAATGTTAATGTAACAGAGTGGATACCTGTAAAAGAGCCAAAAAATATATGGGTGACACAAATTCTTTCTATGCCAATAGGATTAATTACTGCGGGATTGATATTTTTTATCTCGTATTATTTTAAAGGTATAAAATTACCTAAACCTATCTTAATATACCCTTTTGCAATTTTTTTAGTAATACTTCTTCATGAGTTGATACATGCTATGTGTTTTCCAGGTTCAATATTTTCAGAGAACACAGTAATTGGTTATTGGCCTGAAGCAGGTGTTTATTACGTACATAGTAATGAAGCATTAAAAAGAAATAGATATTTATTAGTTTATGTAGCTCCGTTTTTCATTCTTTCAGTTATTCCCACTATAATTATGTTGTTTTTAAACTTTATTAGAAATGATTTGATATTACTAATTGCGCTTTTGAATGCTATAGGTTCATGTGTGGATATATTTTTTACTATTTTAGTATTATTACAAGTGCCTAAAGAGGCGATTTTAGTTAACAGTGAAGAAAAAACTTATTGGAAGCCAATAAATTGTTAA
- a CDS encoding ABC transporter permease: MLLYAEIQKILKSKKFLTALVITIVLNLLFCLLLYNMTNQNIGSTKEYIADTEKRIKELQQKLSKEKDEKNKKLYQEQINDLSRIVQEEKLKIQYISNPKKEVEERAQYYRIMYENSKKTGDLRELEFNKVNYQILSKNISKGKYYIYGRKFDGWYYLLSQSYAIAFLMIIILALLIGSNIVSDEYKEGTVKILKTLPVKRSKIILNKYIATVLTVFALFIGMQLVFFTVLNLKAGTFKYFDVYYDWISKYKMIGFEIYPVLDDVKLLNLLECSFLQLLTEIILIIAVVGAVIFFSTIFENGMFASISFFAIIVAISIFRQRLLVIKKPLLKLLTLIFPWNLAEVYTNSLQQRIQWLWASFYVVIGLNLLLTVIFVLAAIKIFENREKLS, from the coding sequence TTGTTACTCTATGCAGAAATTCAAAAAATTTTAAAAAGTAAAAAATTTTTGACTGCTTTAGTTATAACTATTGTGCTAAATCTTCTTTTTTGCTTGTTGCTGTATAATATGACTAATCAGAATATTGGATCTACAAAAGAATATATTGCAGATACAGAAAAGCGGATAAAAGAATTGCAGCAGAAATTAAGCAAAGAAAAAGACGAAAAAAATAAAAAATTGTATCAGGAACAAATTAATGACCTAAGTAGAATTGTTCAAGAAGAAAAGTTAAAAATACAATATATTTCAAACCCAAAAAAAGAAGTAGAAGAGAGAGCTCAATATTACAGAATAATGTATGAAAATTCTAAGAAAACAGGTGACCTTAGAGAACTTGAATTTAACAAGGTGAATTATCAAATTTTAAGTAAAAATATAAGTAAAGGTAAATATTACATTTACGGTCGTAAGTTTGACGGATGGTATTATTTACTTAGTCAATCATATGCAATTGCATTTTTAATGATAATTATTTTAGCTTTACTTATTGGAAGTAATATTGTTTCAGATGAATATAAAGAAGGGACAGTTAAGATTTTAAAAACTTTGCCTGTGAAAAGAAGCAAAATTATTTTAAACAAATATATAGCCACTGTATTGACTGTATTTGCATTGTTTATTGGTATGCAATTAGTATTTTTCACAGTTTTAAACCTTAAAGCAGGTACTTTTAAATACTTTGACGTATATTATGATTGGATTTCCAAATACAAGATGATAGGTTTTGAAATATATCCTGTACTGGATGATGTAAAATTATTAAATTTGCTTGAATGTAGTTTTCTACAGTTACTAACCGAAATTATTCTTATAATAGCTGTAGTGGGAGCTGTTATATTTTTCTCGACCATATTTGAAAATGGAATGTTTGCAAGCATTAGCTTTTTTGCCATAATAGTAGCTATTAGTATTTTCCGTCAGAGGTTACTTGTTATAAAAAAACCTTTACTGAAGTTGTTAACCTTAATATTTCCTTGGAATTTAGCAGAAGTATATACCAACTCACTACAACAGCGCATACAGTGGCTTTGGGCTTCATTTTATGTTGTAATAGGCTTAAATTTACTGTTGACAGTCATTTTTGTACTGGCTGCAATAAAAATATTTGAAAATAGAGAAAAATTGTCATAA
- a CDS encoding ABC transporter ATP-binding protein codes for MNKNQEEKAIELIEVDKKIRNFQILNNINISIKKGEIVGLVGPNGAGKSTLMKILAGLWAPKPKGECYILGCDVTKEKERIEVLRRASFFIETPALYSKLSGYDNIELYSKLKYGSTFNVKDEINRLAPFFELENNMLKRKAKAYSLGTKQKVGLLQMFIGNPEVLILDEPFNGLDPTVTIKVKELLKTRWRENNITVLISSHILSDIEELCSRIIFIKNGSIILDKNKEELLKSNTVVIFHFTEKEHVDLACRLIKEKLPHVSVETQFNNSIKIHNISSYEDIFNLLQNEGIKVRDIEEQRMSLVDFYKQLYLQ; via the coding sequence TTGAATAAAAATCAAGAAGAAAAAGCAATAGAACTAATTGAGGTGGACAAGAAAATTAGAAACTTTCAAATTTTGAATAATATAAATATTTCAATAAAAAAAGGAGAAATTGTTGGTCTTGTTGGACCAAACGGCGCTGGCAAAAGCACATTAATGAAAATACTGGCAGGTTTGTGGGCACCAAAACCAAAAGGGGAATGTTATATTTTGGGATGTGATGTAACTAAGGAAAAGGAAAGAATTGAGGTATTAAGAAGAGCATCATTTTTTATTGAAACACCAGCACTGTACAGTAAACTCAGCGGTTATGATAATATAGAATTATACTCTAAACTAAAATATGGGAGTACCTTTAACGTTAAAGATGAGATTAACAGGTTAGCACCATTTTTTGAATTGGAAAATAATATGTTAAAAAGAAAGGCAAAAGCTTATTCGCTGGGAACAAAACAAAAGGTTGGTTTGCTTCAAATGTTCATTGGCAACCCTGAAGTGTTGATATTGGACGAACCTTTTAATGGATTGGATCCAACTGTTACAATTAAAGTTAAAGAGCTTTTGAAAACGCGATGGAGAGAAAATAACATAACTGTTTTAATCTCATCACATATATTGAGTGATATAGAAGAATTGTGTTCAAGAATTATTTTTATAAAAAATGGTTCTATAATATTGGATAAAAATAAGGAAGAACTGTTAAAAAGCAATACAGTGGTAATTTTTCATTTTACCGAAAAGGAGCATGTTGATTTAGCGTGTAGGTTAATAAAGGAAAAATTACCGCATGTATCTGTGGAAACTCAGTTTAATAACTCGATAAAAATTCATAATATCAGTTCTTATGAAGATATTTTTAATTTATTACAGAATGAGGGTATAAAAGTTAGAGATATAGAAGAACAAAGGATGAGTTTAGTAGATTTTTACAAACAACTTTATTTACAATAA
- a CDS encoding LysM peptidoglycan-binding domain-containing protein, with translation MRTKVVIRNKFRFGIALLLLMIFIVTALMISIGEGKGIDKGKDINWIFVKVKEGDSLWTISKNFVDESVDIRDYISFIRKVNRLENAVLYPGQVLKFVDVKTYKLLCSK, from the coding sequence ATGAGAACAAAAGTTGTTATAAGAAATAAGTTTCGTTTTGGCATTGCATTGCTTCTTTTAATGATATTTATTGTAACGGCTTTGATGATTTCGATTGGAGAAGGGAAGGGCATTGATAAAGGAAAGGATATAAACTGGATATTTGTAAAGGTGAAAGAAGGAGATTCGTTGTGGACAATTTCAAAAAATTTTGTTGATGAAAGCGTAGACATTCGCGATTACATCTCTTTCATACGCAAAGTAAATAGATTGGAAAATGCAGTATTATATCCCGGGCAGGTATTGAAATTTGTGGATGTGAAGACATACAAACTTTTGTGCAGTAAATAA
- the xerA gene encoding site-specific tyrosine recombinase/integron integrase has translation MNFSDVPPFVVDFLNYMITIKNKSPNTIKEYYYDLRTFLRYLKAKDLNILSQIEKIEDLDNIDVSSFEIEKLKTLTLSNLYEYFSFLATRFNNGPYARARKVASIRSFFKYLYGKAKLIPDNPAKDLESPKLGKRNPRYLTLEESKKLLSAIDGENKERDFAIITLFLNCGLRLSELVNINLSDIKDDMLRIVGKGNKERIIYLNKACKEAIENYLKVRPTEGVKDKDALFLSERKKRISRRTVQYIVEKYVKMAGINQKKISAHKLRHTAATLMYRHGKVDIRSLQTILGHQSISTTEIYTHVNDEDIKKAFEKNPLSGENQDAKSS, from the coding sequence ATGAATTTTTCTGATGTTCCACCTTTTGTGGTCGATTTTTTGAATTACATGATTACAATCAAGAATAAATCGCCAAATACAATTAAAGAATATTACTATGACCTTAGAACTTTTTTAAGATATTTAAAAGCAAAGGATTTGAATATTTTAAGCCAGATTGAAAAGATTGAGGATCTTGATAATATCGATGTGAGCAGCTTTGAAATTGAAAAACTCAAAACATTAACTCTCAGCAATCTTTATGAATATTTTTCTTTCCTTGCAACACGCTTTAACAACGGTCCCTATGCAAGAGCCCGAAAAGTTGCTTCAATACGAAGCTTTTTCAAATACCTCTATGGCAAAGCTAAATTAATCCCCGATAATCCTGCAAAAGATTTGGAGTCACCAAAACTTGGAAAAAGAAATCCAAGGTATCTTACACTTGAGGAAAGCAAAAAGCTACTTTCTGCAATTGATGGCGAAAATAAAGAAAGGGACTTTGCAATAATTACTCTTTTCCTGAACTGCGGACTCAGACTCTCAGAGCTTGTAAATATAAATCTTTCAGATATAAAAGATGATATGCTGAGAATTGTTGGTAAAGGAAATAAAGAAAGAATAATATATTTAAATAAAGCATGTAAAGAAGCCATCGAAAATTATTTAAAAGTTCGCCCCACAGAAGGTGTAAAGGACAAAGACGCTCTTTTCTTGAGTGAGAGAAAGAAAAGAATTAGCAGAAGAACTGTTCAATACATTGTTGAAAAGTATGTGAAGATGGCAGGTATAAATCAGAAAAAGATCTCTGCCCACAAGCTTCGTCACACGGCAGCAACACTTATGTACAGGCATGGCAAAGTTGATATAAGGTCTCTTCAGACTATTTTGGGTCATCAAAGTATCTCCACAACAGAGATTTATACCCATGTAAATGATGAAGACATCAAAAAAGCCTTTGAAAAAAACCCCCTCTCAGGAGAAAATCAGGATGCTAAAAGCTCCTGA
- a CDS encoding pyruvate kinase alpha/beta domain-containing protein: MYFSSAGPQNTQKTIELAVKTAHERGINHIVVASCSGKTAKLLENCGKNVIVVTHVNGFAEPGKMEIDEKTIEELKAKGFKVYTGTHVLSGAERGISRKFGGVYPVEIIAHSLRMLGQGVKVAVEISVMALDAGLIPYGEDVIAIGGTSEGADTAVIIRPSHAASIFETKIKEIICKPYEF; this comes from the coding sequence ATCTACTTTTCATCTGCCGGACCACAAAATACTCAGAAAACAATTGAGCTTGCTGTAAAAACTGCGCATGAGAGAGGAATAAACCATATTGTTGTTGCATCCTGTTCGGGGAAAACTGCAAAACTCTTAGAAAATTGTGGAAAGAATGTGATTGTGGTAACTCATGTCAATGGTTTTGCAGAACCTGGAAAGATGGAGATAGATGAAAAGACAATTGAAGAACTGAAAGCGAAAGGATTTAAGGTTTATACAGGGACGCATGTTTTATCTGGTGCTGAAAGAGGAATATCACGAAAGTTTGGAGGAGTATATCCAGTTGAGATAATAGCGCATTCACTGAGAATGCTTGGGCAAGGGGTAAAGGTGGCTGTTGAGATATCAGTAATGGCTTTGGATGCAGGGCTTATACCATATGGTGAAGATGTCATTGCAATTGGTGGAACATCTGAAGGTGCAGACACTGCAGTTATTATAAGACCTTCACATGCAGCTTCTATATTTGAGACAAAGATTAAAGAGATAATTTGCAAACCCTATGAATTTTAA
- a CDS encoding ABC transporter substrate-binding protein — MVKRLIAVLTFSVFILSIFTMSFAASSSKTIKIGVDLELSQAVAQYGQKELEGLKLAIDEINQKGGIGGKKIDLVIVDNKSDKTEALNVATKLAVREKVLAILGPATSGATKSAASAAMKYKVPIISPSATDDAVTVDERTGKTKAYVFRTCFNDSFQGNVMANFALKTLKAKNAAVVYEASSDYSKGLYKNFKSTFTKGGGKIIAEEAFSKGEQDFSSILTKIRDKKPDVIFAPVYYDEAGLIIKQARELGMNMPILGGDGFDDPKVVEKAGKKFANNVFFSAHYSSQDTDVKVQEFIKKFKAKYKTEPNAFAALGYDLGYFIADALKRANLKFDSIEKDRDRLRSALENTRNFVGVTGIVNINKYHNAEKSAVIIELKDGIQKFKQKLNP; from the coding sequence ATGGTAAAAAGGTTAATTGCAGTGCTAACTTTCTCTGTATTTATACTGTCCATCTTCACAATGTCTTTTGCTGCGTCAAGTTCAAAGACAATTAAGATAGGTGTAGATTTAGAACTTTCTCAGGCAGTTGCCCAGTATGGTCAAAAAGAGCTTGAAGGTTTAAAGCTTGCAATTGATGAGATAAATCAAAAAGGTGGAATTGGTGGCAAAAAGATTGATCTTGTTATTGTTGACAACAAGTCAGACAAGACAGAAGCACTAAACGTTGCAACAAAGCTTGCTGTAAGAGAAAAGGTTCTTGCAATTTTGGGACCTGCTACATCAGGTGCAACAAAGTCAGCAGCATCTGCAGCAATGAAGTATAAAGTTCCCATTATCTCCCCTTCTGCAACAGATGATGCTGTTACAGTTGATGAAAGGACTGGAAAGACAAAAGCCTATGTTTTTAGAACCTGCTTTAACGATTCATTTCAGGGTAATGTGATGGCAAACTTTGCCCTAAAAACATTGAAAGCTAAAAATGCTGCTGTTGTATATGAGGCTTCATCTGACTATAGCAAAGGACTTTATAAGAACTTTAAGTCTACATTTACAAAAGGTGGCGGTAAAATAATAGCAGAAGAAGCATTTAGCAAAGGTGAACAGGATTTTAGCAGTATCCTTACAAAGATAAGAGACAAGAAACCTGATGTAATATTTGCACCTGTTTACTATGATGAAGCTGGACTTATCATAAAACAAGCCCGTGAGCTTGGTATGAACATGCCAATACTGGGTGGAGATGGTTTTGATGATCCAAAGGTTGTTGAAAAGGCTGGTAAAAAATTTGCTAACAATGTATTCTTCTCTGCCCACTACTCATCCCAGGATACAGATGTGAAAGTTCAGGAATTTATAAAGAAATTCAAAGCAAAATACAAAACAGAACCAAATGCTTTTGCTGCACTTGGGTATGATCTGGGATACTTTATCGCAGATGCACTCAAGAGAGCTAATTTGAAGTTTGACAGCATTGAAAAAGATAGAGATAGATTGAGATCAGCTTTGGAAAATACCAGGAACTTTGTTGGTGTAACGGGAATTGTAAACATCAACAAATATCACAATGCAGAAAAATCTGCTGTAATAATTGAATTGAAAGATGGTATCCAGAAATTCAAACAAAAGTTAAACCCATAA